A single region of the Candidatus Dadabacteria bacterium genome encodes:
- the recO gene encoding DNA repair protein RecO, giving the protein METCEALVLRKSNYGEADLIVTLFSRELGKFRALAKNAKKSRKRFGGRLDFFNRLAIEVALNKGRFNLIGDVTLKESYREITESVDSFVAANRVLELLDFLTPEQEPADKLFDLATDTLGFLSEKRGPHSVFLIFLLRALTLCGYRPDLRFDREKEIAGFDVENGKLSSLEKTQGKRNIYPFHMDIMRHPEIMDTNLEKVKNNIRILMRYTEYRTGRRLEKTGFADET; this is encoded by the coding sequence ATGGAAACATGTGAAGCGCTTGTTTTAAGGAAATCAAATTACGGGGAAGCCGATCTGATTGTAACCCTTTTCTCAAGGGAACTCGGAAAATTCAGGGCGCTTGCCAAAAACGCGAAAAAAAGCCGAAAGCGCTTCGGGGGACGCCTTGATTTCTTTAACCGCCTGGCAATCGAAGTAGCCTTGAACAAAGGAAGGTTCAATCTCATCGGGGACGTGACCTTGAAGGAAAGCTACAGGGAAATAACGGAATCGGTTGACTCCTTCGTCGCGGCGAACCGCGTTTTGGAGCTGCTTGATTTCCTAACCCCCGAACAGGAACCCGCAGACAAGCTGTTCGACCTTGCGACAGACACCCTGGGTTTTCTCTCGGAAAAACGGGGGCCGCACTCCGTTTTTCTCATTTTTCTCCTCCGCGCGTTAACCCTTTGCGGCTACAGGCCCGATTTGCGCTTTGACAGGGAAAAAGAGATCGCGGGGTTTGACGTAGAGAACGGAAAGCTCAGCAGTCTTGAGAAAACACAGGGGAAAAGGAACATCTATCCCTTCCACATGGACATAATGAGACATCCTGAAATCATGGACACAAACCTAGAGAAGGTAAAAAACAACATACGGATTCTAATGAGATACACCGAATACCGTACCGGAAGGCGTCTTGAGAAAACCGGGTTTGCTGACGAAACCTGA
- the argJ gene encoding bifunctional glutamate N-acetyltransferase/amino-acid acetyltransferase ArgJ, producing the protein MKNVPGFLLSGVSAGLKKNEKRDLALIFSTVPAHASAIFTKNLIKGAPVLVGQERIAGGLCQALIINSVNANAFTGQKGYEDSLEVANTLSGRLGIDKSLVIPSSTGVTGEWLRVGKIKKSIPKLIKALGENNVREAAEAIMTTDSFPKYASRQLAVGEKTATVSAIGKGAGMICPDMATMLCFIMTDLNIQRKALSKALVAAASGSFNAITVDGDTSPNDSVFILANGVLGNKQITEKSGDYGRFVDVLSSLCGEIARMIVSDGEGATKVVRISVTEAKTERDAEKIARTIATSQLVKTAFYGEDANWGRIVAAAGRAGVKFDPEKIKLYFEGVEVFSKGVRSKPESRFARVFKKPSFTVTLSLGEGEAAYSILTSDLSHKYVSINSDYRT; encoded by the coding sequence ATGAAAAACGTACCGGGATTTCTGCTAAGCGGCGTATCCGCCGGACTTAAGAAAAACGAAAAGAGGGACCTGGCGCTTATATTCTCAACGGTTCCGGCCCACGCGTCCGCCATATTCACGAAAAATCTGATAAAAGGCGCCCCTGTGCTTGTCGGGCAGGAGAGAATCGCAGGCGGGCTCTGCCAGGCGCTGATAATAAACAGCGTAAACGCTAACGCTTTTACGGGCCAAAAGGGCTATGAAGACTCGCTCGAAGTTGCAAACACGCTCTCCGGGCGGCTCGGAATAGATAAATCGCTTGTGATCCCTTCGTCAACCGGGGTTACGGGGGAATGGCTTCGCGTCGGGAAAATCAAAAAGTCCATTCCCAAGCTCATAAAAGCTCTTGGAGAAAATAATGTCCGCGAGGCGGCCGAAGCCATCATGACGACCGATTCCTTTCCCAAGTACGCGTCAAGGCAGCTTGCCGTGGGAGAGAAGACCGCCACCGTCTCGGCTATCGGCAAGGGGGCGGGGATGATATGTCCTGACATGGCGACCATGCTCTGTTTTATAATGACCGACCTCAATATTCAGCGAAAAGCTCTTTCAAAAGCTCTTGTGGCAGCGGCAAGCGGTTCTTTTAACGCCATAACGGTTGACGGGGACACTTCCCCCAACGACTCCGTCTTTATCCTCGCGAACGGGGTTCTGGGAAACAAGCAGATCACGGAGAAAAGCGGGGATTACGGCAGGTTCGTAGACGTGCTTTCGTCTTTATGCGGGGAGATTGCCCGGATGATAGTAAGCGACGGCGAAGGGGCCACGAAGGTTGTCAGGATCAGTGTTACGGAAGCCAAGACCGAGAGGGACGCCGAGAAAATCGCGAGGACGATAGCCACTTCCCAGCTCGTTAAGACCGCGTTTTACGGGGAGGATGCGAACTGGGGAAGGATAGTGGCGGCCGCCGGAAGGGCCGGCGTGAAATTCGATCCGGAAAAAATAAAGCTTTATTTTGAAGGAGTGGAGGTGTTTTCAAAAGGGGTAAGGTCTAAACCGGAATCAAGGTTTGCCCGAGTGTTTAAAAAACCGTCCTTTACCGTAACGCTTAGTCTCGGGGAGGGTGAGGCTGCCTACTCGATTCTCACAAGCGATCTAAGCCACAAGTACGTTTCGATCAATTCCGATTACAGGACCTGA
- a CDS encoding gamma-glutamyl-gamma-aminobutyrate hydrolase family protein (Members of this family of hydrolases with an active site Cys residue belong to MEROPS family C26.), translated as MPKLLVFQHVPHEILGTLDPMLRDAGFRIRYVNFGRSNYKIPKLRNYDGLVVLGGPMNVDETEEYPYLVPETESIREFIEMDAPVLGVCLGSQLIAKALGARVNKNLEKEIGWYDVSPTEEGGEDRLMGAFGAVEKVFQWHGDTFEIPPGAVHLATSPACANQAFRYGDKVYGFQFHLEVDAPMIERWLVTPVNKKEIEELGGKINPDVIRSETPKYIDALSDLSRRTFGGFIDLLGGTSEKKAHMPSV; from the coding sequence ATGCCGAAATTGCTTGTCTTCCAGCATGTCCCTCACGAGATACTGGGAACGCTTGACCCGATGCTAAGGGATGCCGGTTTCAGGATACGTTACGTAAACTTCGGCCGTTCAAACTACAAGATCCCCAAACTCCGCAATTACGACGGTCTTGTTGTTCTGGGGGGGCCGATGAACGTGGACGAGACCGAGGAGTATCCTTACCTCGTACCGGAGACCGAATCCATAAGGGAGTTTATCGAAATGGACGCTCCGGTGCTCGGCGTATGTCTCGGTTCGCAACTGATTGCCAAGGCCCTTGGAGCCCGGGTTAACAAAAACCTGGAAAAAGAGATCGGCTGGTACGACGTTTCCCCTACCGAAGAGGGGGGAGAGGACCGTCTTATGGGTGCATTCGGCGCGGTTGAAAAGGTCTTTCAGTGGCACGGGGATACTTTCGAGATTCCGCCGGGCGCCGTGCACTTGGCCACTTCCCCCGCGTGTGCGAATCAGGCGTTTCGATACGGGGACAAGGTGTACGGGTTCCAGTTCCACCTCGAGGTGGACGCGCCAATGATAGAGCGCTGGCTTGTCACTCCGGTGAACAAAAAGGAAATCGAAGAACTCGGCGGCAAAATAAATCCCGATGTTATAAGATCCGAGACTCCAAAGTACATAGATGCCCTTTCAGATCTCAGCAGGCGGACTTTCGGCGGTTTTATCGATCTGCTCGGAGGCACGTCGGAGAAAAAGGCGCATATGCCTTCTGTCTGA
- a CDS encoding UbiX family flavin prenyltransferase → MRTIVGITGASGVAYGVDFLRRCPDEKYLVASKWGKRVLHEELGLKVEELRPWVTDIYSDSDLASPFSSGSNHFDSMVIVPCSVSTLAKIANGIADTLITRIAAVALKEKRRLIIALRETPLGTIALENALKLSREGVVIAPISPTDYMGAESISDVVSGYVDKLLGLVGVDTGRGWRRDELE, encoded by the coding sequence ATGAGAACCATAGTCGGAATTACTGGAGCTTCAGGGGTCGCTTACGGGGTTGATTTCCTCAGAAGGTGCCCTGATGAGAAATATCTGGTGGCGAGCAAGTGGGGCAAAAGAGTCCTTCACGAGGAACTCGGCCTCAAGGTCGAGGAACTGCGTCCCTGGGTGACCGACATTTACAGCGATTCCGATCTTGCGTCTCCTTTTTCATCGGGAAGCAATCATTTCGATTCCATGGTCATAGTGCCGTGTTCTGTATCAACGCTTGCCAAGATCGCAAACGGCATAGCCGATACCCTGATAACGAGAATAGCGGCCGTGGCGCTAAAGGAGAAAAGAAGGCTCATAATCGCTCTCAGGGAGACGCCGCTTGGCACAATCGCCCTTGAGAACGCCCTTAAGCTTTCCCGCGAGGGAGTCGTTATCGCGCCGATCTCTCCGACTGACTACATGGGCGCCGAATCGATTTCGGACGTGGTGAGCGGATACGTGGACAAGCTCTTAGGCCTAGTCGGCGTCGATACCGGCAGGGGATGGAGGAGGGACGAACTCGAGTAG
- a CDS encoding type B 50S ribosomal protein L31 produces the protein MKKDIHPDYNYVVFKDSFTGHMFLTRSTRTSEETTKWEDGNEYPLISVEISSDSHPFYTGKEKHYKKEGRVEKFRRKYQGKSTKKETAETESQ, from the coding sequence ATGAAAAAAGACATTCACCCAGATTACAACTACGTGGTCTTCAAGGATTCGTTCACCGGGCATATGTTCCTTACTCGCTCGACCAGAACATCGGAGGAAACCACTAAATGGGAAGACGGAAACGAGTACCCGCTTATAAGCGTGGAAATCTCGAGCGACTCTCACCCTTTCTATACTGGAAAGGAAAAGCATTATAAAAAAGAAGGCAGGGTCGAGAAATTCCGCCGCAAGTACCAGGGAAAGTCCACCAAGAAAGAGACCGCGGAAACTGAATCACAGTAA
- the aat gene encoding leucyl/phenylalanyl-tRNA--protein transferase gives MTVYFLDSRIMFPGPSEAEPGGLLAVGGDLSPERLLLAYENGIFPWYSEEDPILWFSPDPRMVFLPGDFKFSKTLLKTVASGKFSVRADTDFAAVVENCAQVQRKGQSGTWITEGMKVAYGKLHELGYAHSFEIYLDEKLVGGLYGVSLGGAFFGESMFHLETDASKVALFHLAQKCWESGFDLIDSQVPTDHMRTLGGREISRKEFLLALESSLLKKTLRGRWEI, from the coding sequence ATGACCGTTTACTTTCTCGACTCCCGAATAATGTTTCCCGGTCCGTCCGAAGCGGAGCCGGGAGGGCTTCTGGCGGTCGGAGGGGATCTTTCTCCCGAGAGACTTCTTCTGGCCTACGAAAACGGCATTTTCCCCTGGTATTCCGAGGAAGACCCCATTTTATGGTTTTCTCCCGACCCGAGAATGGTTTTTCTTCCGGGGGACTTCAAGTTCTCAAAAACCCTTTTAAAGACAGTAGCTTCCGGAAAGTTCTCAGTGAGGGCCGATACGGATTTCGCCGCGGTTGTCGAGAACTGCGCGCAGGTCCAGAGGAAAGGGCAGAGCGGGACGTGGATAACCGAGGGAATGAAGGTGGCTTACGGGAAACTGCATGAACTGGGTTACGCTCATTCTTTTGAGATATATCTGGATGAGAAACTTGTCGGCGGTCTTTACGGAGTGTCTCTCGGCGGCGCGTTTTTCGGAGAATCGATGTTTCACCTCGAAACCGACGCTTCCAAGGTGGCCCTTTTCCATCTGGCGCAAAAATGCTGGGAATCCGGTTTTGATCTCATAGATTCCCAGGTTCCGACGGATCATATGAGGACTCTCGGAGGAAGAGAAATCTCAAGAAAGGAGTTTCTACTTGCGCTTGAATCCTCTCTTCTGAAGAAGACCCTGCGCGGCAGGTGGGAGATCTGA
- a CDS encoding TetR/AcrR family transcriptional regulator yields the protein MRPTNKDKIIETAYEFFRFYGYNGTSIDMLIKATGISKSNFYYHFESKEELGLKILGIHVDYQEKIVSEILLNRDINPLERFIRFYVEGVYAKRDLCLRTGSFIARIDLEQGSINQRFHSLIDTFFQKTEDGFEVCVGDCAELGVIPDGINTKLIPQFLISQFKGAMVMMKVLNSYSPLELSYNKTLAMLLKKEWRHLIPRHDELPVRTFSYHDQLKPLISSQK from the coding sequence ATGAGACCTACCAACAAAGATAAAATTATCGAGACCGCCTACGAGTTTTTTCGTTTTTACGGATACAATGGAACTTCCATTGACATGCTCATAAAGGCGACGGGGATTTCCAAGAGTAATTTCTACTACCATTTCGAAAGTAAGGAGGAGTTAGGACTGAAGATACTCGGAATTCACGTCGATTATCAGGAGAAAATCGTATCAGAAATTCTCCTTAACCGCGATATCAATCCCCTTGAGCGCTTTATCAGGTTCTATGTAGAGGGAGTTTACGCCAAGCGAGACCTTTGTTTACGTACGGGCAGTTTTATTGCGAGGATAGATCTGGAACAAGGTTCCATAAACCAGAGATTTCATTCCCTTATTGATACGTTCTTCCAGAAAACTGAAGACGGGTTTGAGGTATGCGTAGGAGACTGCGCGGAATTAGGGGTGATTCCGGATGGAATTAATACGAAGCTGATTCCTCAATTCCTGATTTCTCAGTTTAAAGGGGCTATGGTTATGATGAAAGTCCTTAACTCCTATTCCCCGTTAGAGCTATCTTACAACAAGACACTGGCCATGCTGCTCAAAAAAGAGTGGAGGCATCTGATTCCAAGGCATGACGAGCTGCCTGTTCGTACGTTTTCGTATCATGACCAACTGAAGCCGCTCATCTCTTCCCAGAAGTAA
- the mqnE gene encoding aminofutalosine synthase MqnE, with product MERVLELTESFCTDPNLLPIMEKVAEGRRLSFEDGLSILDSPDLNTVGMMADYVKRKKSGEKVYFVVNRHINPSNICAISCRFCAFGTTKKSANAYELSDEQMLSMLSEEMREVHIVGGLHPDWEFDHYLDIVKMIKRHFPDIHVKAFTAVEIDWFSEISGLSLKDVLLALQDAGVDALTGGGAEILHEEVRKKICAPKTVATRWEEIHRLAHTLGIPTNATILYGHLEKPFHVVDHMERLRRIEDEFPGFFAFIPVLFQPENTGLKNVKPFPASYDMKVHALARLYLDNFPHIKSYWITLGEKAAQVALHYGASDADGTIMREKIIHDAGAPSEVGHSRDFMIKMIRDSGYVPVERDALYNEIRVYN from the coding sequence ATGGAGCGAGTACTGGAGCTGACCGAGAGTTTCTGCACCGACCCGAACCTGCTCCCCATAATGGAGAAGGTCGCCGAGGGCCGCAGGCTTTCCTTTGAAGACGGGCTTTCGATACTTGATTCCCCCGATCTTAACACCGTCGGCATGATGGCGGATTACGTTAAGAGAAAGAAATCGGGGGAAAAGGTCTATTTCGTCGTGAACCGCCACATAAATCCTTCGAACATTTGCGCTATATCGTGCCGGTTCTGCGCTTTCGGGACCACGAAGAAGTCCGCGAACGCCTACGAACTCTCGGACGAGCAGATGCTTTCCATGCTGAGCGAGGAGATGAGGGAGGTTCACATAGTCGGCGGCCTTCACCCTGACTGGGAGTTCGATCATTACCTGGACATAGTGAAGATGATAAAGCGCCACTTCCCGGATATTCACGTAAAGGCCTTCACCGCTGTTGAGATCGACTGGTTCTCGGAGATAAGCGGCCTTTCTCTTAAGGATGTGCTTCTCGCCCTTCAGGACGCGGGCGTTGACGCGCTTACGGGCGGGGGAGCGGAGATACTGCACGAAGAGGTGAGAAAGAAGATCTGCGCCCCGAAGACGGTCGCGACAAGGTGGGAGGAAATCCACCGCCTGGCCCACACGCTCGGCATCCCTACAAACGCCACCATACTCTACGGTCATCTTGAAAAGCCCTTCCACGTGGTTGACCACATGGAGAGGCTTAGAAGAATAGAGGACGAGTTCCCCGGGTTTTTTGCGTTCATCCCCGTTCTTTTCCAGCCGGAGAACACGGGTCTTAAGAATGTAAAACCTTTCCCGGCCTCATACGACATGAAGGTTCACGCGCTTGCGAGGCTCTATCTTGACAACTTCCCTCACATAAAGTCCTACTGGATCACCCTCGGGGAAAAAGCGGCCCAAGTGGCACTGCATTACGGTGCGAGCGACGCGGACGGAACGATAATGAGGGAGAAGATCATCCACGACGCGGGCGCCCCCTCGGAAGTGGGTCACAGCAGGGATTTCATGATAAAGATGATCCGGGATTCGGGGTACGTTCCCGTTGAGAGAGACGCGCTTTATAACGAAATAAGGGTTTACAACTGA
- the msrA gene encoding peptide-methionine (S)-S-oxide reductase MsrA, giving the protein MESGKNSGYMEATFAGGCFWCMEPPFDSLDGVVETVVGYSGGKEENPTYEQVWQGRTGHAEAIRVVYDPAKIDYETLLETFWINIDPTQVDGQFADRGRHYRTAIFYHNDSQKEKALLSKKKLEESGKFKKPIVTSVEKFVSFYRAEEYHQDYYKKNPIHYGNYKIGSGRAGFIERTWGKQDLQ; this is encoded by the coding sequence ATGGAAAGCGGGAAAAACAGCGGTTACATGGAAGCGACTTTCGCCGGAGGATGCTTCTGGTGCATGGAGCCTCCTTTTGACAGTCTCGACGGGGTTGTCGAGACGGTGGTGGGCTACTCGGGGGGAAAGGAGGAAAATCCTACCTACGAGCAGGTCTGGCAGGGTAGAACGGGCCACGCGGAAGCTATAAGGGTCGTTTACGATCCCGCGAAGATAGACTACGAAACCCTTCTTGAGACTTTCTGGATAAACATCGATCCAACCCAGGTAGACGGGCAGTTTGCCGACAGGGGAAGGCACTACAGAACCGCTATCTTCTACCATAACGATTCGCAGAAGGAAAAGGCTCTTCTCTCGAAAAAGAAACTCGAGGAGTCGGGCAAATTCAAAAAGCCGATAGTCACCTCGGTAGAGAAGTTCGTTTCCTTTTACAGGGCGGAGGAATACCACCAGGATTACTACAAGAAAAACCCGATTCACTACGGCAATTACAAAATAGGTTCGGGGAGGGCTGGCTTTATCGAAAGGACCTGGGGGAAGCAGGATCTTCAGTGA
- a CDS encoding methyltransferase domain-containing protein, with protein MSQRAHQGEVAGTRWIPGQYLKFSRERLRPALELLDRIPLEALGVIYDLGCGSGHITRFLAERWPSSKVYGIDNSPQMLAEAAAEPSTIHWADADIRSWMPEETPDLIYSNASLHWVDGHSELFTRLVSYLNPGGCLAVQMPLSWDLPSHRLMRDTLAKGGPGGTPVGDAALLATLSNKWVEDSEFYYDILSPCTRRLDIWETHYLHALEGDDPVFEWVMGSGLRPILNGLRDTERNRFLKTYKQRLRDAYPKDSGNRTLYPFPRLFIIALV; from the coding sequence ATGTCGCAAAGAGCGCACCAGGGTGAAGTTGCCGGAACGCGCTGGATCCCCGGTCAGTACCTGAAGTTTTCCCGGGAGCGCCTGCGACCGGCCCTTGAGTTGCTGGATCGTATACCCCTTGAAGCGCTAGGTGTGATCTATGATCTGGGCTGCGGTTCGGGCCACATAACCCGTTTTCTGGCGGAACGCTGGCCCTCATCCAAGGTCTACGGTATTGATAACTCACCGCAGATGCTTGCCGAGGCGGCTGCGGAACCGTCAACCATACACTGGGCGGATGCCGATATCCGCAGTTGGATGCCGGAGGAAACCCCGGACCTTATCTATTCCAATGCGTCTTTGCACTGGGTTGATGGTCACTCTGAGCTGTTTACGCGTCTGGTGAGCTACCTTAACCCGGGAGGCTGTCTTGCGGTCCAGATGCCGCTTAGCTGGGATCTTCCGTCTCACCGCCTGATGCGGGATACGTTGGCCAAGGGCGGTCCCGGTGGGACCCCCGTCGGTGACGCTGCGCTTCTTGCCACCTTGTCAAACAAGTGGGTTGAGGATTCAGAGTTCTACTACGATATCCTTTCTCCCTGTACGCGGCGCCTTGATATCTGGGAAACGCACTATCTCCATGCGCTGGAAGGCGATGATCCTGTTTTTGAATGGGTTATGGGTAGCGGTCTTCGCCCGATTCTAAATGGTCTGCGCGATACTGAACGGAACCGGTTCTTAAAAACATATAAACAGCGACTTCGGGATGCCTATCCCAAGGATTCGGGGAACCGTACGCTGTACCCCTTCCCTCGCCTGTTCATCATTGCGCTAGTTTGA
- the ubiA gene encoding putative 4-hydroxybenzoate polyprenyltransferase yields MTFLKNLSGFLRIEHTFFSLPVIFAGAFLAAGGIFSARLFVLIILAGTGARTAALALNRIFDREIDRENPRTTQRELPSGKMSMGEAVAVTAVGALLYFVCAYLICPLVFLLSPIPLVAFAVYPLMKRFTSLCHFGVGLSLALGPLGGWLAVRCSFEEMLPAVVLSVFTFLWISGFDIIYATADEEFDRRHGVFSLVARFGKEKALSVSRICHLLSFVSLVFLYLLSFRGFLALLPLLLCGYLLYLEHRSFGQVDSAFFRTNILIGFAVLFFTLAGIYLP; encoded by the coding sequence ATGACGTTTTTAAAGAATCTCTCGGGATTTCTAAGAATAGAGCACACGTTTTTCTCACTTCCGGTTATCTTCGCGGGGGCTTTCCTCGCCGCCGGCGGGATATTCAGTGCCCGGCTTTTCGTGCTGATTATCCTTGCGGGGACGGGGGCGCGAACCGCCGCTCTGGCGCTTAACAGGATTTTTGACCGGGAAATAGACCGGGAGAACCCGAGAACCACGCAGAGAGAGCTTCCCTCGGGCAAAATGAGCATGGGCGAGGCTGTGGCTGTGACGGCCGTTGGAGCCCTGCTTTACTTTGTCTGCGCCTATCTTATATGTCCGCTTGTCTTCCTTCTCTCCCCGATTCCGCTTGTGGCGTTTGCTGTCTATCCGCTGATGAAGAGATTTACGAGCCTCTGTCATTTCGGCGTGGGGCTCTCCCTTGCGCTCGGTCCGCTTGGCGGATGGCTTGCCGTGAGGTGCTCTTTTGAGGAGATGCTTCCGGCAGTCGTGCTCTCGGTTTTCACTTTCCTCTGGATTTCGGGGTTTGACATCATATACGCCACCGCCGATGAGGAGTTTGACCGCCGCCACGGCGTTTTCTCCCTTGTCGCCCGTTTCGGCAAAGAGAAAGCGCTTTCTGTTTCCAGGATCTGCCACCTGCTTTCGTTCGTTTCGCTTGTTTTTCTTTACCTTCTTTCGTTTCGCGGCTTCCTGGCGCTTTTGCCGCTTTTGCTCTGCGGCTACCTCCTTTACCTTGAGCACAGGAGCTTCGGACAGGTTGATTCCGCTTTTTTCAGAACCAACATCCTGATAGGTTTTGCGGTTTTGTTTTTCACCCTCGCGGGTATATACTTACCCTGA
- a CDS encoding menaquinone biosynthesis decarboxylase, protein MSTKGFRNLESFISHLESIGDLKRIKTEVSPELEITEIASRTVRESGPALLFENVEGSDFPLVINLFGTEQRVELALGRKPASVGEELVEIFRKVNPPSIQGIFSVLPKATGLLSMRTKKVRRGDVQQVETEPDLSKLPVMKCWPRDGGKFVTFGLVLTRDPATGSRNLGIYRLQVYDSRTTGMHWHAHKGGAAHYHEAKKLGRDLEAAVILGGDPRMIFSAVAPLPDGMDELAFASYLRGSPMPMVKGKSISLHVPTEAEFILEGSVPRDVLRQEGPFGDHFGHYSMEADFPVFNLSEITHRKTPVYPSIVVGKPPQEDLYLGIAAGEMFSPLIKIIQPEVKDMWAYPEAGFHNLLAVSVDERYPKGGIKAMLALWGTGQLLLTKCMICVSSDVNPRDFSAVLHEIGENFDPREDFLMIQWAPLDTLDFTSNKFNVGSKMGINAVRKNSPERKTYAREVPDPREKHQDITGFRLLSGGFCAVRIDESRTDPKEMIRRLFETPGLEGVRIIALVSPDIDLTDDMELIWGIFTRFDPYLDVLFEHTELRGSAVVYDGRMGIDATVKQWYPPVIEMSEDIKDKVETRWSEYWS, encoded by the coding sequence ATGTCCACAAAAGGTTTTAGGAATCTCGAAAGCTTTATAAGCCATCTTGAAAGCATAGGCGACCTGAAGAGAATAAAAACCGAGGTCTCCCCCGAGCTTGAGATAACGGAAATAGCGTCGCGGACCGTCAGGGAAAGCGGCCCCGCCCTTCTGTTTGAAAACGTGGAGGGATCAGATTTTCCCCTGGTGATAAACCTCTTCGGCACGGAGCAGAGGGTAGAGCTTGCTCTCGGCAGAAAACCCGCCTCGGTCGGCGAGGAACTCGTCGAGATATTCCGCAAGGTTAATCCTCCCTCGATACAGGGAATTTTTTCCGTGCTTCCAAAGGCCACCGGCCTTCTTTCCATGAGAACCAAGAAGGTAAGGCGTGGCGACGTTCAGCAGGTTGAAACCGAACCCGATCTCTCGAAGCTTCCCGTGATGAAATGCTGGCCGCGCGACGGGGGAAAGTTCGTGACGTTTGGCCTGGTGCTGACGAGGGATCCCGCTACGGGCTCAAGAAACCTCGGGATCTACAGGCTTCAGGTATATGACAGCAGGACCACCGGGATGCACTGGCACGCGCACAAGGGAGGAGCCGCGCACTACCACGAGGCGAAAAAACTGGGAAGAGACCTCGAAGCCGCGGTGATCCTCGGAGGAGACCCAAGGATGATCTTCTCCGCCGTCGCCCCGCTTCCAGACGGCATGGACGAGCTTGCGTTTGCGAGCTATCTTCGCGGAAGCCCGATGCCCATGGTGAAGGGCAAGAGCATTTCGCTTCACGTCCCGACCGAGGCGGAATTCATACTCGAGGGTTCCGTTCCGAGGGACGTGCTGAGACAGGAAGGGCCATTCGGCGATCATTTCGGTCACTACTCGATGGAGGCCGATTTCCCCGTTTTTAACCTGAGCGAGATAACCCACAGAAAAACCCCCGTGTACCCCTCCATCGTGGTCGGAAAGCCTCCGCAGGAAGACCTCTACCTCGGCATCGCAGCGGGCGAGATGTTCTCCCCTCTTATAAAGATAATACAGCCCGAAGTAAAGGACATGTGGGCTTACCCCGAGGCCGGATTTCATAACCTGCTTGCGGTCTCAGTCGACGAGCGCTATCCCAAGGGCGGGATAAAGGCCATGCTTGCGCTTTGGGGGACGGGACAGCTGCTCCTCACAAAGTGCATGATCTGTGTTTCAAGCGACGTTAACCCCAGGGATTTCTCCGCGGTGCTTCACGAAATAGGGGAGAATTTCGATCCCAGGGAGGATTTCCTCATGATACAGTGGGCTCCGCTTGACACCCTTGATTTTACGAGCAACAAGTTTAACGTGGGAAGCAAGATGGGAATAAACGCGGTAAGGAAAAACTCCCCGGAGAGAAAAACCTACGCCAGGGAGGTTCCCGATCCCAGGGAAAAACACCAGGATATAACAGGATTCAGGCTTCTTTCGGGAGGTTTCTGCGCCGTCCGGATAGATGAATCCCGGACCGATCCCAAGGAGATGATACGCAGGCTGTTTGAGACTCCGGGCCTTGAAGGGGTGCGCATAATCGCCCTTGTGAGCCCGGATATAGATTTAACTGATGACATGGAGCTTATCTGGGGTATCTTTACTAGGTTCGATCCTTATCTGGATGTTCTGTTTGAACATACGGAACTTCGGGGTTCAGCGGTCGTTTACGACGGCAGGATGGGAATCGACGCCACCGTGAAGCAGTGGTATCCTCCGGTAATAGAGATGTCGGAGGATATAAAGGACAAGGTTGAGACGAGATGGAGCGAGTACTGGAGCTGA